From Columba livia isolate bColLiv1 breed racing homer chromosome 5, bColLiv1.pat.W.v2, whole genome shotgun sequence, one genomic window encodes:
- the GPR65 gene encoding psychosine receptor has protein sequence MNTTAKCHDDHTLDKYLFPFVYSIVMMISIPTNCISLYASCIQVRKKNELAVYLFSLSLADLLYSLILPLWIDYAWNGDNWRLSALLCQISSFILYMNFYTSTAFLACISVDRYLALVHPLKLQHLRTRRISLLVSIIVWLLESILNSVILVNKEVFNDPCNFTNHTLCYDKYPLEWWQAQINLFRICSGYLVPLIIIVFCYHKIYQVVRYNQATVDEEKKKVRKLILNITVTFLVCFTPYHVILLIRSIKEPYTTDPELLQLMYKVYRIAQALTSLNCIADPILYCFVSETAQTDILNLLRCCLCLRKREGDQEKDHAVCSYATKSSALITYRTSCEMETIRNT, from the coding sequence ATGAACACCACTGCCAAGTGCCATGACGATCACACCCTggataaatatttgtttccatttgTGTACAGCATTGTGATGATGATCAGTATTCCCACCAACTGCATATCCCTCTATGCATCTTGCATTCAGGTGAGGAAAAAGAATGAGTTAGCAGTCTACCTCTTCAGCCTATCCCTGGCTGATCTTTTGTACTCACTGATCCTACCTCTGTGGATTGATTATGCCTGGAATGGAGATAACTGGAGGCTCTCTGCCTTACTTTGTCAGATTTCCTCCTTCATTCTGTATATGAATTTCTACACCAGTACTGCATTCCTTGCTTGCATCTCTGTTGATAGGTACCTGGCATTAGTTCACCCCTTGAAGCTCCAGCACTTGCGCACAAGAAGAATTTCTTTGCTTGTCAGCATAATTGTTTGGCTTCTGGAAAGCATCTTGAATTCAGTCATATTAGTGAACAAAGAAGTATTCAATGATCCATGCAATTTCACTAATCATACGTTATGCTATGATAAATACCCCCTGGAATGGTGGCAGGCACAGATAAATTTATTCCGGATATGCTCAGGGTACCTGGTCCCTTTGATAATCATTGTGTTTTGCTACCATAAAATTTACCAAGTAGTAAGGTATAATCAAGCCACAGtagatgaagaaaagaaaaaagtgaggaaGCTTATTCTGAATATCACAGTTACTTTCCTTGTTTGCTTCACCCCTTATCATGTTATATTGCTTATTCGCAGCATCAAAGAACCTTACACCACTGACCCAGAGCTTTTACAGTTGATGTATAAGGTTTACAGAATAGCACAGGCCTTAACAAGTTTGAATTGCATTGCTGATCCCATTCTTTACTGCTTTGTGAGTGAGACTGCACAAACAGACATACTGAATTTGCTCAGGTGTTGCTTGTGCCTACGAAAGCGTGAGGGAGACCAAGAGAAAGACCACGCTGTGTGCAGTTATGCTACAAAGAGCAGTGCACTGATCACCTACAGAACTTCCTGTGAAATGGAGACTATCAGAAATACCTGA